In Gossypium hirsutum isolate 1008001.06 chromosome D01, Gossypium_hirsutum_v2.1, whole genome shotgun sequence, the genomic window atgcaaaacagtaaagcaactaaaacacctgttgctgttggagaaaaactatcgagccaaggtgattttgagaaggtttgtgaaacaacctacagaagtctagttggttgtctgttatatttaactgccactagaccagacataatgtatgctgtaggattgctctcaaggttcttgcattgttgtaataaaaagcatttacaagctgctaagagagtgcttagatatgtcaaaggcactttgagctatggtttaaagtacagcaaggaaggaaatctgaagctggttggctacactgatagtgactgggctggctcgatagatgacatgaaaagcacctcagggtatgctttcaaccttggttcagccatgttttgctggagctcgaagaagcaaagtctggtggctcaatctactgctgaagcagaatatgtggcagctgcaagtgctgtcaaccaagccatttggctaaggaaaatcttagctgatttgaaagtgcatcaaaaggaagctactgagatcttctgtgacaaccaatcttcagttgcaattgctaaaaatccagtgttccatggaagaacaaagcatttcagcatcaagttgcatgttgttcgagaaatggagcaagctcaggaagtgaagctgatccattgtaattctgaggatcaacttgcagacattttgactaaagcccttaatgtcacaaggttcgaatgtctaagaaggaagctaggtgtttgctccatgcaaaccaaggaggagtattgaagcaatggttagcatgtagcaatcacatgttttattattattattattattattattattattattattattattattatttggatgtaatgatgtaacttagttgtattccaactaagtttgttagtgtagtaggtggtgatttattttaagtggatgtaatgatgtaacttagttgtattccaactaagtttgttagtgtagtaggtggtgatttattttaagtggatgtaatgatgaaacttagttgtattccaactaagttgtcaagttgtaagcttgtataaataggctttatgccattttaaaaaaagatgaatgaattcaatcaagatttcatccatatactctctattttagctttgcttaaaatttatttcatttttcttctttgtttctgccgcaagtctcgattcttgctcggcaagctttttgttgaaccttgctatttgttgcacttagctccaacaattTCCTTAGTGAAGCCAACAACACTTTGGATATCTTCAACTCTTCTTGAGGTCTACAATGCTTTAGGAAACACTTTGCCTTCCCATTTCTACCTTCAAAGTTTGAAATTTCCATCACCTTGAGTTTAAATATCAGACACAGAGCTGAGCGGTTCCTAAAACCACAACATAAAATGGAGTCAGTTAAAGTCTGCAACTTTAAATCAAAgcttaaacttaaaataataccTGACAAAAGTCAAGCCTTTCTAGTTCAGGCGAATTTGTCAGTAAGGTTATGGTATAAAGGAAATGACGATTCATAGCGTATCTTCAATTCAACCAAGGTAGCAAAAACAAGAAGCGGTCACAGCTTGAACGAAGCTATAACAGTAAGAGATTTTGCACTGTGTCTGTagaaaaataaagtatttaaaagTCTAGACATGATAGGATttgtgaagaaacaaacctcgAGAGAAGTAACTGATAGAGTAAGTGAACGAACATTAGAGATCCTTCTAAAAAGTGCTGTAGCATTAGCTCGAACTTGAAGATAATTATATTCGATTAGAAAATGAATACCAGCGCTGAAAATAGATTCAAAATTCTTCATTGAATACCCTTCTGCTACATGGTCAATGtgtttgaaaatagatttggcGTATCGATCATAAAACAACGGGGATACGAGTGAAATATAGTCAATCTCTTCGATAGTGGATACTTAGAAGTTTTGAGCCATGTATGGAGATGAAAGACTATCGTTAATGCCTTTACCAAAGTTGGATTTGTTTGATCTTCAGGCCTGGTGGTTTTTTTTGTATGGTTGTGTCCTGGCTATCTGTATTTCGTTGTTCTGTTCTAATTGGTGTTTTTGTATGGctttcttttattaataaaatttgacattggctgagcaaaaaaaaaagaaaacccaaggTTTTTCATCCATTGCCTTGACCATCAAGCAACAACTCTTCCTAGCAATTCTATTTCTTGCCTTCCCTTTATCAGCAATAAGTGGAGACCCTGATATTAGATCTGATTTTATGGTTCCAATTGGAGTCAATAATACTCTATTGCATGGAAACTTTTTCACCTATACTGGCATGATGCCACTCACTACCACTGATCCCACCAATAAATTTCACAGTAACAAAAGCAATCATGGCTGAGTTCCCTGCCCTTAATGGACAAAGTGTTTCTTATGCTGTTTTACAGTACCCTGCTTGTTCACTTAACCCTCATCATACTCGTCCTTCTGCCACTGAGCTTTTCTTTCTCACCTATGGCATACTTGAAGTTGGATTTATTGACACTACTAACAAGCTCTTTACACAGATTTATAGCTGGTGACGTGTTTGTGCTCCCAATGGAATAATCCACTACCAGTTCAATTGTGCCAAGAATGATTTCACAATCAGCCTTCGGTAGCTCAGTTGCTGGCACTGTGTCAGTTCCTGCTACGGTGTTAGTGACAGTCGTTGATGATGAGAAGATCTTAGCAAAGTGTTTCAAAACTGATGTTGACACAATTCAGAAGCTCAAAGCAGGGTTTGCCCTTAAGGCCTGAGATGGGGATTCTAAGCTATTAGAGCAATAATCCCAAATCTGGAATTCTaagatttaattcatgttttaatgcttctCTTTTACATCTACAAGATGACTGATAAATATAAGACATAATTAAAATCTTCGAAAACACAAGCAAATGAGTCACTCTTATATAAGAGCAAGACTAATATATATAGCAACAGTACAACAGTATATATTTACATCAAACAATCAAGATGCACAATTGCTTTGATTCCCTAGGTGAAGCCAACAACACATTGGATATCTTCAGTTGTTTTTCTACAGAAACATCTGGTGCTGTAAGTATTGTCAACTTCTGCAGAGCTCCACCATTCTTTAGGAAATACTTTGCCTTCCCAATACAATGTTTTTCATCTGTAAAGTTTGTAATTTTGATGGCCTTGAGTTTATACAACAAGCAAGAAGGCACGTTCTCTGGCAGAAAGCAAAGAACTTCCTAAAACCACAACATAAAAAAAGGAGTCAGTAAGAGTTTGCAACTTAAATAATTAAGCTTAAACTTAGAACAATCAATACCTGAGAAAACTCAAGTTTTTCAAGTGCAGGCAAACTTGAGAGTAAAGTTTCAAGTCCTTTTCCACCTCGAATGTATGAGTACTCTCGGCATAGATCATAACAAGGTATCTTAAATTTGAAAAAGGTAGCAAAAACAGGAAGTGGTTTACAGCTTAAAAGAAGCTATGACAGTCACAAAAGTTGCACTATCAATAGATATTGCAACAGGCAACAACTTCTATATATAGCAGAAAAAAAGTTGAAAGAATatgtgaagaaacaaacctcgAGAGAAGTAACCCACAAAATAAGTGAAGGAACATTGCAGATCCCTCTAAAAAGTGTTGTGGCACCACCTTGACGAGTATAGTCAGTTTTGAATAAATAGATATCGGCTTTGACAAGAGATTGCAGATTCTCAATTGAATACCTGGCTTTTATTGAGTCGAGGTATTTGAAGTAGGCTAGATTTGGAGTATCAATCATTAACCAACAATGGTAACCATTACAAGTAATCTATAGTCAATCTCTTAAGCAACTGATGTGAAATattgaatttgcttatatttTCCATGTAACATTGTTTTAAGACCATATCTTCAAGATTGGAGCAGCCGGATAGGAGGTTTTTAATTGAATCATCATTCAAAAATTTAACTGACTCGAGATGAAGAGTGTTTAGATTCGGAAGATGAACAACACCCCTTGGAACATCCAAAACAAAATCTTTATCCACTTTCAAACTCACCAATGTCCTGCAAGTAAACAGAACATCCGGTAAAGTAATGAACTTGTCAAGGTAGATGTTTAAATCGAGATGTTTAACACCGCGATGAACTGCAGCAGATATCCACCCGTAAAAACGGTTGGAATCGATCATACCCCGGCATTTGAGACGAAATTTATCCACATTTGTTGTATTATATCAAAACAGCATTCTGTCGACGAAGGACATAAAGTTCTCAACGGAAGCGGTGTAACTGTTAAAATTCTTGCGGCGCAAAACGTCCTCCAAATCAAAGTGGAGATTAGGAAGTAAAGCAAAGAGATATCTCCATCTAGTAGGTAAAATAGATGTTCTAACCGCTTCGTTTGTAGAAAGGAAGGACAGAATGTGAGTTAGAATTGAATCAGGTAAGTCACTGATTCTGTCTGCTTTCTTCCTGTTCACTTCCTTACCCATTCCAATGCCTGGAAGAAGTTAGCCAGGAATAATATTTCTGTGCGGAATAATTATTAGGGTTCTTGTATTGTCTATTCCGAATTTCGATTTGGGTACCAAAGTTCCTATCTATAAATACGTCAAGAATAGaaataatcattaaaatattatggCCTTCTATATTAGTCACTCCACTTTCAATTTTTTCTATTTCCATTATTAAACTATTTGAATTTCGATAAAAAAAATAtcacatataattttttattggtctaataataTATTTAGTCCTCCAATATTTaaacattctatcaatttgattctaaatataaaatattcaacaaatttaatctaataataaatttagttctcTAACATTTAAACatttctaaatataaaatattgaacAAATTTACCAGTCCCACCATGTATTTAGTTGTTTGAATTTcttgttttttgggttttcaatgctttagtttgatttgatgatgtatttttctttgatttttattttattttttgtttgaaaaaccACATTAGGTTTGTTTTGAAACTATAATGTAtgaaaaggatttgaatttaggATTTTTTTGAGTTTACAAAGATGAGAATTTCATGGAACTTTGTAATTATAAACTCTTTGggattcatattttatatatataaatgatttggAATATAAGTTGTTAGTTATGCAATTCAATTGATTTGAGAATCTCGTGTGTTGGTATGATGGTTAGGATATTCATCGTTT contains:
- the LOC121213546 gene encoding F-box/LRR-repeat protein At3g59250 produces the protein MIDTPNLAYFKYLDSIKARYSIENLQSLVKADIYLFKTDYTRQGGATTLFRGICNVPSLILWVTSLEIPCYDLCREYSYIRGGKGLETLLSSLPALEKLEFSQEVLCFLPENVPSCLLYKLKAIKITNFTDEKHCIGKAKYFLKNGGALQKLTILTAPDVSVEKQLKISNVLLASPRESKQLCILIV